AAAAAGATCGAAGAAGAAACCGGCGCCGAGGTTCTCTTTTCCCACGATGCGGAGAGCTTTGCCAACTACCAGACCGGCGTAAACGCCTACAGCTGAACAGGTGACGCATGCGATATTCCAAAACACGCCCGCCGGCCTTCACGCTGTCCGCTGGCCCCGTCGACGCCTATCCCGAGGTTCTTCGCGGAATGGGCACGACCGTCCTTTACGACTTCGATCCGGCATTCCTCCATGTCTATGAAGGCGTCGCCAGGAAAGCCCAAACAGCCATGGACATGAACGAACCACCGGTGATCCTTCACGGTGAACCGGTGCTAGGACTGGAGGCTGCAGCCGCGTCGCTGATCGCCAGAGAAGACGTCGTGCTTAATCTGGCTTCCGGTGTTTACGGCAAGGGTTTCGGCTATTGGGCCACCCGCTATGCCAGCCGGGTGGATGAGATTGAAACCGACTACGATGATGCCATTGACCCCGGCGCTGTTGCCGAGCATCTGAAGAAGCACCCGGAAACCGCAGTTGTCTCGGTGGTGCACCATGACACGCCTTCTGGGACGCTCAACGACATCAATGCCATCGGTCAGGTCGTCGCCGACGCCGGCGCCCTGCTAATCGTCGACGCCGTGTCATCCTGGGCCGGGATGGAAACGTCCCCAGCAGCATGTCAGGCCGGCATCTACATCACCGGCCCGAACAAGTGCCTGGGGTGTCCGCCGGGGTTGACGATGGCGGCCGTGTCCGATGCCGCTTGGGAGAAGATGGAAGCGAACAAGGACGCGCCCTTCGCCTCCATGCTGTCCTTTACCGACTGGAAAAATGCCTGGAAGGCGAGCGAGCCGTTTCCGTTCACGCCATCCGTTGCCGAGATCAACGGGCTGGACACGGCGCTTGACAGGTATCTGGAAGAAGGGCCGGAGGCTGTCTGGGAGCGCCACGCGCTGACGGCAGCGGCCACCCGCGACGGCGTTCGTGCCATGGGCGTCGACATATGGCCCAAACGGGAAGAGATCGCTTCCCCGACCTGCACCGCGGTGCGGATGCCCGACGGAGTGGACGCCGGTCCAGTTCTGGCCGAGGCCCGCGCCCGGTATGGCGTCAGCATGTCCGCGGGTCGCGCTGAAACGCTGGGCAAACTGATCCGCATCGGCCACATGGGCCCGACGGCGCAACCGGCTTACGCCCTTGTGGCGGTCGCCGCGTTGGGTGGAGCGCTGCAGGCACTGGGCACAAACGCTGACATTGCCGCAGGCCTCGGAGCTGTGCAGGCTCGAATGGATCAAGGTCTATAAAGTCAAATACGAAGGGAGATCAGGCAAATGGCTGCAAATCTGGATGGAAGAACCGCTGTCGTCACGGGCGCCGCGCAGGGAATCGGTAAAGCGATCGCCAAGCGACTGGCCGAGGACGGCGCCACCGTGACCATCGGCGACATCAATGCCGAGGGAGCGGCCGCCGCTGCCGCCGATATCGGTCATGGGGCCAAGGGCATGGCCTGCGATGTATCGGATCCGGCCCAGGTGGATGCATTGATTGAAAGCGCGGCACGCGAAGGCGCACCGGATATCATCGTCAACAACGCCGCCGTCGTTCCCTTCATTGCCTGGGACGATGTGGATCTGGAGCACTGGCAGAAACTGATGGACGTCAATCTGACCGGTGTCTTTTTGACCAGTCGCAAGGCTACCGACATGATGCGCGCGGTAGACCGCAAGGGTCGGATCATCAATATTGCCTCGAACACTTTCTTTGCCGGCACGCCCAACATGGCCGCCTATGTCGCAACCAAGGGCGGTGTGATCGGATTCACTCGCGCGCTGGCGACGGAAATCGGTCAATATGGCATCACCGTGAATGCGGTTTCGCCCGGACTGATCGAATCCGATGGGGTGAAGGCCAGCCCCCACAACGAGGCCTTTGAATTTGTCGGCATGCTCCAGGCCCTACCCGGAAAGGGTCAACCGGAGCACATCGCCAACGTTGTGTCCTTCCTGGCTTCCGACGACGCGGGCTGGATGACGGGCCAGACGGTGAATGTCGACGCCGGAATGATTCGCTGGTGATTGCCTTTGCCAGAAGCTGCTTCTCGAGTATCGCGCCAGTAACAGTGGCACCAACCTCCATCCGGTTGGTGCCGCCCAGTCCACTTGTGGGTGAACAATAATGCCAACGACAATCGCCTCCCTGATCGCTGACCATGCGGACGACAGTCCGGCAATCGGTGCGCCGGGTCGCTCTTGGCTGACCTACGGTCAATTGCGGTCGCTTACCGATGACGTTTCCCAGGCACTGGCGGCCATGGGAATCGGACGTGGTGACCGCGTGGCGATCGTGCTCGACAACGGACCTGAGATGGCCTGTGCGTTCATCACGATTGCTCAGGCGGCGACGACGGCGCCGCTCAATCCGGCGTACCGTGAAGAGGAATATGCCTTCTACCTGGAGGATCTTCAGGCCAAGGCGCTTGTGGTGGCGGAAGACTATGGCGGCCCGGCGCTGGCGGCCGCCGAAACGAGCGGGGCCATGATCGTGCGCCTCGCGTCCGACGCCGATGGACCGGCGGGCGTATTCCGGCTGTCCAGACCAGCAGTCGATGGTGCAAAGGCCGCCGGCAACCCGGACGAAAACGATGTCGCCCTGATCCTGCACACCTCGGGCACCACGTCGCGCCCCAAGATCGTACCGCTGACCCAGTCCAATATCCACGCTTCGGCAAACAACATCCGGTCATCGTTGGCGCTGACACCCGAAGATCGCTGTTTGAATGTCATGCCGCTGTTTCACATTCACGGCTTGATCGCTGCGGTCGCTTCGTCGCTGGCCGCAGGAGCATGCATAAGCTGTGCCCCCGGGTTCAATGCGTTACGCTTCTACGCTCAGCTCAAGGAAGTTGCACCCAGTTGGTACACGGCCGTTCCGACCATGCACCAGGCGGTCCTTGCCCGCGCAGCGCGCAACCGGGAAATCATCGATAGCGCCGGTCTTCGGTTCATCCGGTCGTCGTCCGCATCGCTGCCGGCACCGGTCATGGAGGAGCTGGCCGCAACCTTCGGCGCGCCCGTGATCGAAGCTTATGGCATGACTGAAGCCACCCACCAGATGTGCAGCAATCCCTTGCCGCCCCGCGCACAAAAACCAGGATCCGTGGGCTTGGCTGCCGGCCCGGACGTGCAGATTGCCGCCGAGACCGAAAATAGTCTGCTCGAGCCGAGTGCAACCGGTGAAATCGTGATCAGCGGCCCGAACGTGACACCCGGGTACGAGGGCAATCAGGATGCCAATGCCGCCAGTTTCTTCATGGCCGATGACAAACGCTGGTTCCGCACCGGTGATCAGGGATCGTTTGATGAAGAGGGCTATCTTCGCCTGACCGGACGGCTGAAAGAGATCATCAACCGGGGCGGCGAGAAGATCAGTCCGCTTGAGGTGGACGCGATCTTGCTCAGCCATCCTGATATTGCTCAGGCTGTGTGCTTTGCTGTGCCGCATCCGAAACTGGGCGAAGACATCTCGGCCGCAATCGTTCTGGCCGAAGGCTCCGAGCTTGATGAAAAGACGGTTCGCACGTTTGCTGCAGAACGGCTCGCCGACTTCAAGGTGCCGCGTTCGGTGGTGATCCTGGAAGAAATTCCCAAGGGGGCGACCGGGAAGATCCAACGCATCGGCTTGGCTGAAAAACTCGGCCTCGGGAGGACCTAGCTATCAGGATCTGTGTATTCGGCGCCGGTGCCATCGGCGGATATCTTGGGGTCAAGCTGGCGCAAGCCGGAATGGATGTGAGTCTGGTGGCTCGCGGCCCGCACCTGAACGCCATGCGCGAAAAAGGTCTGACCCTGATCGAAGAGGACCAGGCGCCGGTCACGGTGCCGGTCACTGCGTCTGACGATCCTGCGGAGCTTGGCGTCCAGGACT
This portion of the Hoeflea prorocentri genome encodes:
- the ppaT gene encoding pyridoxamine--pyruvate transaminase, producing the protein MRYSKTRPPAFTLSAGPVDAYPEVLRGMGTTVLYDFDPAFLHVYEGVARKAQTAMDMNEPPVILHGEPVLGLEAAAASLIAREDVVLNLASGVYGKGFGYWATRYASRVDEIETDYDDAIDPGAVAEHLKKHPETAVVSVVHHDTPSGTLNDINAIGQVVADAGALLIVDAVSSWAGMETSPAACQAGIYITGPNKCLGCPPGLTMAAVSDAAWEKMEANKDAPFASMLSFTDWKNAWKASEPFPFTPSVAEINGLDTALDRYLEEGPEAVWERHALTAAATRDGVRAMGVDIWPKREEIASPTCTAVRMPDGVDAGPVLAEARARYGVSMSAGRAETLGKLIRIGHMGPTAQPAYALVAVAALGGALQALGTNADIAAGLGAVQARMDQGL
- the pldH gene encoding pyridoxal 4-dehydrogenase, SDR-type, encoding MAANLDGRTAVVTGAAQGIGKAIAKRLAEDGATVTIGDINAEGAAAAAADIGHGAKGMACDVSDPAQVDALIESAAREGAPDIIVNNAAVVPFIAWDDVDLEHWQKLMDVNLTGVFLTSRKATDMMRAVDRKGRIINIASNTFFAGTPNMAAYVATKGGVIGFTRALATEIGQYGITVNAVSPGLIESDGVKASPHNEAFEFVGMLQALPGKGQPEHIANVVSFLASDDAGWMTGQTVNVDAGMIRW
- a CDS encoding acyl--CoA ligase, whose translation is MPTTIASLIADHADDSPAIGAPGRSWLTYGQLRSLTDDVSQALAAMGIGRGDRVAIVLDNGPEMACAFITIAQAATTAPLNPAYREEEYAFYLEDLQAKALVVAEDYGGPALAAAETSGAMIVRLASDADGPAGVFRLSRPAVDGAKAAGNPDENDVALILHTSGTTSRPKIVPLTQSNIHASANNIRSSLALTPEDRCLNVMPLFHIHGLIAAVASSLAAGACISCAPGFNALRFYAQLKEVAPSWYTAVPTMHQAVLARAARNREIIDSAGLRFIRSSSASLPAPVMEELAATFGAPVIEAYGMTEATHQMCSNPLPPRAQKPGSVGLAAGPDVQIAAETENSLLEPSATGEIVISGPNVTPGYEGNQDANAASFFMADDKRWFRTGDQGSFDEEGYLRLTGRLKEIINRGGEKISPLEVDAILLSHPDIAQAVCFAVPHPKLGEDISAAIVLAEGSELDEKTVRTFAAERLADFKVPRSVVILEEIPKGATGKIQRIGLAEKLGLGRT